The following coding sequences are from one Camarhynchus parvulus chromosome 1, STF_HiC, whole genome shotgun sequence window:
- the RAB38 gene encoding LOW QUALITY PROTEIN: ras-related protein Rab-38 (The sequence of the model RefSeq protein was modified relative to this genomic sequence to represent the inferred CDS: substituted 1 base at 1 genomic stop codon) yields the protein MLTPHLNTSLSISLVAVLPAQGDLDXACEELIVPGIPGAEHAISLQGAAAARGKMQKHSQKEHLYKLLVIGDLGVGKTSIIKRYVHQNFSPHYRATIGVDFALKVLNWDAETVVRLQLWDIAGQERFGNMTRVYYREAMGAFIVFDVTRPATFEAVTKWKEDLDSKLVLPNGKPVPAVLLANKCDQGIDVLMNNGIKMDQFCKENGFVGWFETSAKENININEASRCLVKHIIASESDPVQSVEPDIIKPHLNSSKIVSCSACFKS from the exons ATGCTCACCCCACATCTGAACACCTCACTGAGCATCTCGCTGGTAGCCGTACTGCCAGCCCAGGGTGACCTTGATTGAGCCTGTGAGGAGCTCATTGTACCGGG GATTCCTGGGGCAGAGCATGCAATCAGTTTGCAGGGAGCAGCCGCAGCCAGAGGAAAGATGCAGAAGCACAGCCAGAAGGAGCACCTCTACAAGCTGCTGGTGATCGGGGACCTGGGAGTGGGCAAAACCAGCATCATCAAGCGTTATGTCCACCAGAACTTCTCTCCCCACTACCGGGCCACCATCGGGGTGGACTTTGCTTTGAAGGTGCTGAACTGGGATGCTGAGACTGTGGTAcggctgcagctctgggatatTGCGG GACAGGAAAGATTTGGAAACATGACCAGGGTGTATTACAGAGAGGCTATGGGAGCGTTTATTGTCTTTGATGTTACAAGACCTGCGACGTTTGAAGCAGTGACAAAATGGAAAGAGGATTTGGACTCTAAGTTGGTTCTTCCAAATGGCAAACCTGTGCCAGCAGTCCTATTAGCAAACAAATGTGACCAGGGAATAGATGTTCTTATGAACAACGGCATCAAGATGGATCAGTTCTGCAAAGAGAATGGGTTCGTGGGCTGGTTTGAAACATCAGCCAAG gaaaataTAAACATCAATGAAGCTTCCAGATGCTTGGTGAAACACATAATTGCTAGTGAGAGTGATCCAGTTCAGTCAGTTGAACCAGATATTATAAAACCACACTTGAATTCCTCCAAGATTGTCAGTTGTTCAGCTTGCTTTAAATCCTAA